From a region of the Hyalangium ruber genome:
- a CDS encoding 3-deoxy-7-phosphoheptulonate synthase, translating to MIVMLEPDSSESAVNAVLQVAAQYKGLTPRTHRIEGAEYTVTEIYLLGPTAQVPSEPFEQIPGVRQVVRVSEKYRVIGRHGGKRQTQVGFEYNGVTFDERSVNLFAGLCAVDTRESVDAMMGALARCGIRTTRMGAYKPRTSPYEFQGLGAACLPWVFELAGKHGIKVVAMEVTNARHIDEIREALEASGNATGVMLQVGTRNAQNFELLKQVGQQRVFPVLFKRGMGITLEESLNACEYVASEGNPKIVFCLRGVKTHLGDPHRNMVDFAHVSVVRRLTRLPVCVDPSHAIGRAEAGPDGLPDIFHAIGQGLIAGASMVLVDFHPYPEQALCDGPQALRLEQLPALQSYARIIREAYEQAVRNGDGLRAQPATR from the coding sequence ATGATCGTGATGCTGGAGCCGGACTCCTCCGAGTCCGCGGTGAACGCGGTTCTGCAGGTCGCCGCGCAGTACAAGGGGCTCACCCCGCGCACGCACCGCATCGAGGGGGCCGAGTACACGGTCACCGAGATCTACCTGCTGGGGCCCACGGCCCAGGTTCCCTCCGAGCCCTTCGAGCAGATTCCGGGCGTGCGCCAGGTGGTGCGCGTGTCCGAGAAGTACCGCGTCATCGGCCGCCACGGCGGCAAGCGGCAGACGCAGGTGGGCTTCGAGTACAACGGCGTCACCTTCGATGAGCGGAGCGTGAACCTGTTCGCGGGCCTGTGCGCGGTGGACACCCGCGAGAGCGTGGACGCGATGATGGGGGCGCTGGCCCGCTGTGGCATCCGCACCACGCGCATGGGCGCGTACAAGCCGCGCACCAGCCCCTATGAGTTCCAGGGGCTCGGCGCGGCGTGCCTGCCGTGGGTGTTTGAGCTGGCCGGCAAACACGGCATCAAGGTCGTGGCGATGGAGGTGACCAACGCCCGCCACATCGATGAGATCCGCGAGGCGCTGGAGGCGTCCGGAAACGCCACCGGGGTCATGCTGCAGGTGGGCACGCGCAACGCGCAGAACTTCGAGCTGCTCAAGCAGGTGGGCCAGCAGCGGGTGTTCCCGGTGCTGTTCAAGCGCGGCATGGGCATTACCCTGGAGGAGTCGCTCAACGCCTGTGAGTACGTGGCGAGCGAGGGCAACCCGAAGATCGTCTTCTGCCTGCGCGGGGTAAAGACGCACCTGGGGGACCCGCACCGGAACATGGTGGACTTCGCGCATGTGTCCGTGGTGCGCCGGCTCACGCGGCTGCCGGTGTGCGTGGACCCTTCTCACGCCATCGGTCGCGCGGAGGCGGGGCCGGATGGGCTGCCGGACATCTTCCACGCCATCGGCCAGGGGTTGATCGCTGGCGCGTCCATGGTGTTGGTGGACTTCCACCCGTACCCGGAGCAGGCGCTGTGCGACGGGCCTCAGGCGCTGCGGTTGGAGCAGCTGCCCGCGCTGCAGAGCTACGCGCGCATCATCCGCGAGGCGTACGAGCAGGCCGTGCGCAACGGGGACGGGCTGCGCGCTCAGCCGGCGACGCGGTAG
- a CDS encoding tetratricopeptide repeat protein — protein sequence MSHKLLAAFNEGVNRSMSGDHPSAIQAFDKVLGEDPRHSPALSAKGFSLARLGRPAEALRCFERAIELDPTLADNYRNAALCQLDLDEPEAASTLLERAFQLNPEPPYREAAAVEIFTLGQALLARGSRRADKARYRHARHAFELALEYHPGFIEAARALADVWSHLGDAERSSHYAHLAARLRPAG from the coding sequence ATGTCACACAAGCTGCTCGCGGCGTTCAACGAGGGCGTCAACCGCTCCATGTCCGGGGATCACCCCTCCGCCATCCAGGCCTTCGACAAGGTGCTGGGCGAGGATCCTCGTCACTCTCCGGCGCTGAGCGCCAAGGGGTTCTCCCTGGCCCGGCTGGGGCGGCCGGCGGAGGCGCTGCGGTGCTTCGAGCGCGCCATCGAGCTGGACCCGACCCTCGCGGACAACTACCGCAACGCCGCGCTCTGCCAGCTCGACCTGGACGAGCCCGAGGCGGCCTCCACGCTGCTGGAGCGCGCCTTCCAGCTCAACCCCGAGCCCCCGTACCGGGAGGCCGCGGCGGTCGAGATCTTCACCCTCGGGCAGGCGCTGCTGGCGCGGGGCTCGCGCCGGGCGGACAAGGCGCGCTACCGGCACGCCCGCCATGCCTTCGAGCTGGCGCTCGAGTACCACCCTGGCTTCATCGAGGCGGCGAGGGCGCTGGCGGACGTCTGGTCGCACCTCGGGGATGCCGAGCGCAGCAGCCACTACGCGCACCTGGCTGCCCGGCTGCGCCCCGCGGGCTGA
- a CDS encoding sigma-54-dependent transcriptional regulator: protein MDRIAVLVVDDEESVRTFLAELLGNAGYQVRCAGNGAQALEMLEGGSFDAVLLDVVMPEMSGLEVLRRYRSTGGSAPVIVLSALAGADDAVRAMKMGASDYLSKPFSNDELEDVLARALGTRAPSRQAAAPGPSLAAPQVLESPSEARVLISTSPAMRRARALVERIADTDVPVLLLGESGTGKEVIAREIHARSQRRNRPFIKVNCAALPGELLESELFGHERGAFTGATAEKPGKFELADQGTIFLDEIGEMAIRLQAKLLQVLQDEEFFRVGGKKSVRVDSRVVVATNRDLEKEIALGNFREDLYYRLNVVAIRLPALRERMEDVVPLTDHFLKKYGRNFIHGVAELPSEVLKAFTEYDWPGNVRELENMVRRLCVLKDPTMVLDELRAGRAPASAPSLPTSYAGGEEVAPPPSRPVEPEPVRPPVTSSVQVLEMPPRGGAPVVPTMDVPLNQMSPRYANPFDIPQPPPPPPSVPLGEMSLKDIGKRAAMLAEREAILAMLQRTAWNKRKAAGKLRISYKALLYKIKECGIVDPRASAEF, encoded by the coding sequence ATGGATCGGATCGCGGTGCTGGTGGTGGACGACGAGGAGTCGGTGCGGACGTTCCTGGCGGAGCTGCTGGGGAACGCGGGATACCAGGTGCGGTGCGCGGGCAATGGGGCGCAGGCGCTGGAGATGTTGGAGGGGGGCTCGTTCGACGCGGTGCTGCTGGATGTGGTGATGCCGGAGATGAGCGGTCTGGAGGTCCTGCGGCGCTACCGGAGCACGGGTGGCTCGGCGCCCGTCATCGTCCTGTCGGCCCTGGCGGGCGCGGACGACGCGGTGCGGGCGATGAAGATGGGCGCCAGCGACTACCTCTCCAAGCCGTTCAGCAATGACGAGCTGGAGGATGTGCTGGCCCGTGCGCTGGGCACTCGCGCTCCTTCCCGGCAGGCCGCCGCGCCGGGGCCGTCCCTGGCGGCGCCGCAGGTCCTGGAGAGCCCGAGCGAGGCGCGGGTGCTCATCTCCACCTCGCCGGCGATGCGCCGGGCGCGCGCGCTGGTGGAGCGCATCGCCGACACGGATGTGCCGGTGCTGCTGCTGGGCGAGTCCGGAACGGGCAAGGAAGTCATCGCCCGGGAGATCCACGCGCGCAGCCAGCGTCGCAACCGGCCCTTCATCAAGGTGAACTGCGCGGCGCTGCCCGGCGAGCTGCTGGAGAGCGAGCTGTTCGGCCACGAGCGGGGCGCCTTCACCGGCGCGACGGCGGAGAAGCCGGGCAAGTTCGAGCTGGCCGACCAGGGCACCATCTTCCTGGATGAGATTGGCGAGATGGCGATCCGCCTCCAGGCCAAGCTGCTCCAGGTGCTGCAGGACGAGGAGTTCTTCCGCGTCGGCGGCAAGAAGAGCGTGCGCGTGGACAGCCGCGTGGTGGTGGCCACCAACCGCGATCTCGAGAAGGAGATCGCGCTGGGCAACTTCCGCGAGGACCTCTACTACCGCCTCAACGTGGTGGCCATCCGCCTGCCGGCGCTGCGCGAGCGCATGGAGGATGTGGTGCCGCTGACGGATCACTTCCTCAAGAAGTACGGGCGCAACTTCATCCACGGCGTGGCCGAGCTGCCCTCCGAGGTGCTCAAGGCCTTCACCGAGTACGACTGGCCGGGCAACGTGCGCGAGCTGGAGAACATGGTGCGCCGGCTCTGCGTGCTGAAGGACCCGACGATGGTGCTGGACGAGCTGCGCGCGGGCCGCGCTCCGGCCAGCGCTCCGTCGCTGCCCACCTCGTACGCGGGTGGGGAAGAGGTGGCGCCGCCGCCCTCGCGGCCCGTGGAGCCCGAGCCGGTGCGGCCGCCCGTTACCTCCTCGGTGCAGGTGCTGGAGATGCCGCCTCGGGGTGGGGCGCCCGTGGTGCCGACGATGGACGTGCCGCTCAACCAGATGTCTCCGCGCTACGCCAACCCGTTCGACATTCCGCAGCCTCCGCCGCCGCCTCCGAGCGTGCCGCTGGGGGAGATGTCGCTCAAGGACATCGGCAAGCGGGCGGCGATGCTGGCCGAGCGCGAGGCGATCCTCGCCATGCTCCAGCGCACCGCCTGGAACAAGCGCAAGGCGGCCGGAAAGCTGCGCATCAGCTACAAGGCGCTGCTCTACAAGATCAAGGAGTGCGGCATCGTCGACCCGCGCGCCAGCGCGGAGTTCTGA
- a CDS encoding GGDEF domain-containing protein has protein sequence MGLKRKHGGKAGLQPTVLLVEPRADELERTRALLAEGGFRVVPLTRFDAAAPLFEVIRPDAVVLAAQGPDFAAVATVRRLRQLGGSTVPLLYMVDPNEPEAWRHCLEKGQCVDMVSRSVSGAELALKLHSQLRLRAAVLRAAEGADTGTALVLHDPLTGLYNKAFFMAMIGQETRRAERYGGGFSVVTCAPQNFRAVRKQHGAAMADRLLVYTAVVLGQTVRESDVVARVSDGEFAMMLPGTAAEAMPTVLERVSARFELARFQVEGKVLRTSLMLGAVSFPDVVGAPTVLLKAALEEMRRSREVRRPDFGVSRISV, from the coding sequence GTGGGGTTGAAGCGCAAGCACGGTGGGAAAGCGGGGCTTCAGCCGACCGTCCTTCTGGTGGAGCCGCGGGCCGACGAGTTGGAGCGGACGCGGGCACTGCTGGCCGAGGGCGGGTTCCGGGTGGTGCCGCTCACGCGCTTCGACGCGGCCGCGCCGCTGTTCGAGGTCATCCGGCCCGATGCGGTGGTGCTCGCCGCCCAGGGCCCGGACTTCGCGGCGGTGGCGACGGTGCGCAGGCTGCGCCAGCTCGGCGGCAGCACGGTGCCGCTGCTCTATATGGTGGATCCGAACGAGCCGGAGGCCTGGCGCCACTGCCTGGAGAAGGGGCAGTGCGTGGACATGGTGTCGCGCTCGGTCTCGGGGGCGGAGCTGGCGCTCAAGCTGCATTCGCAGCTGCGGCTGCGCGCCGCGGTGCTGCGCGCCGCCGAGGGCGCGGACACGGGCACCGCGCTGGTGCTGCATGATCCGCTCACGGGCCTCTACAACAAGGCGTTCTTCATGGCGATGATCGGCCAGGAGACGCGGCGGGCGGAGCGCTATGGCGGAGGCTTCTCCGTGGTGACGTGCGCGCCGCAAAACTTCCGGGCCGTGCGAAAGCAGCACGGGGCGGCCATGGCGGACCGGCTGCTGGTCTACACCGCGGTCGTGCTGGGACAGACGGTGCGGGAGTCGGACGTGGTGGCGCGAGTGTCGGATGGCGAGTTCGCCATGATGTTGCCGGGCACGGCGGCCGAGGCGATGCCGACGGTGTTGGAGCGCGTCTCGGCGCGCTTCGAGCTGGCGCGCTTCCAGGTGGAGGGCAAGGTGCTGCGCACCTCGCTGATGCTGGGAGCGGTGAGTTTTCCGGATGTGGTGGGGGCGCCGACGGTGCTGTTGAAGGCGGCGCTCGAGGAGATGCGCCGGTCGCGCGAGGTGCGCCGGCCGGACTTCGGCGTGAGTCGGATATCGGTGTGA
- a CDS encoding glutaredoxin family protein → MKVDIYSKPACSLCDEAIAVVERVRARIPFELRIISILEDPAALQAWRYDIPVVFINDELAFKHRVEEAAVEAWLLRGKDGTGVAPQGSREE, encoded by the coding sequence ATGAAGGTCGATATCTACTCGAAACCCGCCTGCTCCCTGTGCGACGAGGCGATCGCCGTGGTGGAGCGTGTACGTGCTCGTATCCCCTTCGAGCTGAGGATCATCAGCATTCTGGAGGATCCAGCGGCCCTGCAGGCGTGGCGCTACGACATCCCCGTGGTCTTCATCAATGACGAGCTGGCCTTCAAACACCGGGTGGAGGAGGCCGCCGTGGAGGCCTGGCTGCTGAGGGGCAAGGATGGCACAGGGGTTGCTCCTCAAGGCTCCCGAGAAGAGTAA
- a CDS encoding DUF4388 domain-containing protein, with the protein MHGLSGDFATMPLKDVVSYLGNRRISGILRVQRGGVFKEMTVGEGCVISASSNQPREFLGQFLINMGHLTEDQLGKAFETQRATDILLGKVLVMKGLVPEPTVHNMLSLKFREMLLDAFQWSDGEFQFDTVEAPPSVEGLDIRVDLLDVHREGEFRETAWQAIRAVFPSGQARLTVDERRLPEQRQSGGLDDRIVAHIKEGMTIDEMALALHASDFYLYQRLYALYRQDAVKVREEPVAPPEPVRAPPKSEPQIIGSESPADEVIQAARMFLDMSNYRDGEALARRAHELAPSPETAALLKQAETGLLDSLRWVLMDPPQVPSLQVPSAKLKTMQLTAPERYLLSRIDGKRDVAAIVRVSPLHELDALKYFQGFVDSGFVKLTPR; encoded by the coding sequence ATGCACGGCCTGTCAGGAGACTTCGCGACGATGCCCCTCAAGGACGTCGTCAGCTACCTTGGGAACCGTCGGATATCCGGCATCCTCAGGGTCCAGCGGGGCGGCGTCTTCAAGGAGATGACGGTTGGAGAGGGGTGCGTCATCAGCGCCAGCTCCAACCAGCCGCGCGAGTTCCTGGGCCAGTTCCTCATCAACATGGGGCACCTGACCGAGGATCAGCTCGGCAAGGCGTTCGAGACGCAGCGCGCCACGGACATCCTGCTGGGCAAGGTGTTGGTGATGAAGGGGCTGGTGCCGGAGCCCACCGTCCACAACATGCTCAGCCTCAAGTTCCGGGAGATGCTGCTGGATGCCTTCCAGTGGTCGGACGGTGAGTTCCAGTTCGACACGGTGGAGGCGCCGCCCAGCGTCGAGGGCTTGGACATCCGGGTGGACCTGCTGGACGTCCACCGCGAGGGCGAGTTCCGGGAGACGGCGTGGCAGGCCATCCGGGCGGTGTTCCCCTCGGGGCAGGCGCGGCTGACGGTGGATGAGCGCCGGCTGCCCGAGCAGCGTCAGTCCGGAGGCCTGGACGATCGGATCGTCGCCCACATCAAGGAGGGCATGACGATCGACGAGATGGCCCTGGCGCTGCACGCCTCGGACTTCTACCTCTACCAGCGGCTCTATGCGCTCTACCGCCAGGACGCGGTGAAGGTGCGCGAGGAGCCCGTCGCGCCGCCCGAGCCAGTGCGCGCGCCTCCGAAGTCGGAGCCGCAGATCATCGGCTCGGAGTCGCCCGCGGACGAGGTGATTCAGGCGGCGCGCATGTTCCTGGACATGAGCAACTACCGGGACGGCGAGGCGCTGGCGCGCCGGGCGCACGAGCTGGCCCCCTCGCCGGAGACGGCGGCGCTGCTGAAGCAGGCGGAGACGGGCCTGTTGGACTCGCTGCGCTGGGTGCTGATGGATCCGCCGCAGGTGCCCTCGCTGCAGGTGCCCTCGGCGAAGCTCAAGACGATGCAGCTCACCGCGCCGGAGCGCTATCTGCTGTCGCGCATCGACGGCAAGCGGGACGTGGCCGCCATCGTGCGTGTGTCGCCGCTGCACGAGCTGGACGCGCTGAAGTACTTCCAGGGCTTCGTGGACAGCGGCTTCGTGAAGCTCACCCCGCGCTGA